The Fragaria vesca subsp. vesca linkage group LG2, FraVesHawaii_1.0, whole genome shotgun sequence genome includes a window with the following:
- the LOC101297029 gene encoding molybdate transporter 1-like codes for MESQNPPRSIPDPSAQPTFPAKFAHQLKHNLIFRSKWAELNGAIGDLGTYIPIVVALTLARDLNLGTTLIFTGVYNIITGAIYGVPMPVQPMKAIAATALANPDFGVPEIMAAGILTGGTLIILGVTGLMQLVYKLIPLSVVRGVQLAQGLSFALTAVKYIKKVQNLPKSKALGERHWLGLDGLVLAIVCLCFIVIVNGAGVDVSEGGVEDEEESPSRKKRWRRIMASLPSAFMIFVLGVILAFIRKPNIVHEIKFGPSPIEVVKMSRHAWKDGFIKGAIPQLPLSILNSVIAVCKLSSDLFPEKDFSPSSISITVGLMNVVGCWFGAMPSCHGAGGLAGQYKFGGRSGGCVALLGSAKLVLGFVLGTSLVTILNQFPVGVLGVLLLFAGIELAMCARDMHTKEESFVMLICTAVSLVGSSAALGFVVGMGAYVLLWLRKLGCNDKPNSNDLNA; via the coding sequence ATGGAGTCCCAAAACCCTCCTCGTTCCATTCCCGATCCATCAGCACAACCCACTTTTCCGGCCAAATTTGCCCACCAGCTGAAACACAATCTCATTTTCCGGTCCAAATGGGCTGAGTTGAACGGTGCAATAGGCGACTTAGGCACCTACATCCCAATCGTAGTGGCCTTAACCCTAGCAAGAGACTTAAACTTGGGCACCACGTTGATCTTCACCGGAGTCTACAACATCATCACCGGAGCCATCTACGGCGTCCCCATGCCGGTCCAACCCATGAAGGCCATTGCCGCCACAGCCCTGGCCAACCCTGATTTCGGCGTGCCCGAGATCATGGCTGCCGGAATCCTGACCGGTGGCACCTTGATCATTTTGGGTGTCACTGGTTTGATGCAACTTGTCTATAAACTCATTCCTTTGTCTGTTGTCAGGGGAGTTCAACTCGCACAGGGATTGTCATTTGCGTTGACCGCGGTCAAGTACATTAAGAAGGTCCAGAACTTGCCCAAGTCCAAAGCCCTGGGGGAGCGGCACTGGCTAGGGTTAGATGGGTTGGTGTTGGCTATTGTCTGTCTTTGTTTCATAGTCATTGTTAATGGTGCAGGTGTGGATGTGAGTGAAGGTGGAGTTGAGGATGAAGAAGAAAGTCCTAGCAGAAAAAAGAGATGGAGGAGAATCATGGCTTCTCTCCCTTCGGCTTTTATGATCTTTGTGTTGGGTGTGATTCTGGCTTTTATAAGAAAGCCAAACATTGTTCATGAAATTAAGTTCGGGCCATCTCCGATTGAGGTTGTGAAGATGAGTAGGCATGCATGGAAAGATGGGTTTATCAAAGGAGCAATACCACAACTGCCTCTGTCAATATTGAACTCGGTGATTGCTGTGTGCAAATTGTCATCTGATCTTTTCCCAGAGAAAGATTTCTCTCCCTCGTCGATTTCGATCACGGTTGGGCTGATGAATGTGGTAGGTTGTTGGTTCGGAGCCATGCCTAGTTGTCACGGGGCCGGCGGGTTGGCCGGTCAGTACAAGTTTGGGGGGAGGAGTGGTGGGTGTGTGGCACTACTAGGGTCAGCCAAATTGGTGTTGGGTTTCGTTTTAGGGACTTCTTTGGTGACAATTTTGAATCAATTCCCAGTTGGAGTTTTGGGGGTGTTGCTCTTGTTTGCTGGGATTGAACTGGCTATGTGTGCTAGGGACATGCATACTAAAGAGGAATCATTTGTGATGCTTATATGCACTGCTGTTTCACTTGTGGGTTCAAGTGCAGCACTAGGATTTGTGGTGGGGATGGGTGCGTATGTGCTTCTTTGGTTAAGAAAGTTGGGCTGCAATGACAAACCTAATTCTAACGATTTGAATGCATGA